The segment GCGCCTCCATGTTTTAAGCCTACCTCGTCCGTCCACCAAGCATCCGGAAGTTTTCCTTTTTTGGACGGATCGGGCTTACCTGTCACTGGCCCATATCCGATTCTTCTTAAAGTCTTTTCTAATTTCTTGCGACCCAGTTTCGGAAACAATATCGAGAAATAATCATTGGAGGAGTAAAATAGAGCTTCACGTAAATTCAGACTTCTAGGAGCCCCGGGAATATGAGAATCCGAACACTGAATTTTTACTTCCGAATCCGCAATTCGATTTTCTAATAAAGATAGGGCTAAATATGTCTTAAAAGTGGACGCGGGAGAAAACCGAGCTTTTGTAAACGCTTCTTCTCCATAAGTTTTTATTTCCGGGATCGTGTTTTGATTTATAAGAAAATTGGAAACTAACAAAAGCTCCCGCTGATTTGCAAGAATCGTCTCCGAAAAAATCGGTTGGCTTACGGCAAATACGAAAACGCAAGTTAACAAGAACCTGAATATGGACACGTATATAAACCGTTTATTTAGGATAAAAAACTATCCGATGGAAGGATTCGAATTCGGCGGAAACGAAAGTTCGAATTTATTTATTTAAGAATTGTTTGAGAAGGTTTTCCCGAATTTCTTCGAATTTCACGATTCCCCACGCAAGAGGGACTTTAAATTTCAATGCACTGTCGCTAAGGTCTTTTTCCCCTTGTGCACGTAATTCGTCGAAACGCTGCTCCACCTTCTCCTTTCCTTCATTTAGGTCTTCCAGGAGTTTATCGAAGATCTCCTTCGATGTTTGAACAGCGCCGATTCCCGCGTTGATAAGATCGTTAAGTTTTTGGTTATCCATCCAGCACGTTCCTTTTTTTATATTTTTATGCAGCGCACAATAAATGCAAGCAGAAAATTATCGTGTTTTTCCCGAATCCGGATTGCCACGGAGGTTTTTGGTCGAAATCCTAATTCCCATGCAAAATAGCCTAATATCCAAAATATCTATTCTACTCTGCTTTCTTTCCATTTCTTGCTCTGCCGAGCTAAAAACGATTCCCCTACCGGCTTGCAGCAAAATTGCCGGAATGCCCGGACCGGAAGATATTGCGATCGATCGAAAGGAAGGTCTGCTTTATGTATCTTCGCATGAACGGAGGATCAGCGACCAAGAAGGAAAACTGTATGTTCTGAATACCGTAGACCCTTCGCCCAAACCTATTCCATTAGTAGTCGACTATCCTAAACCCTTTCATCCTCACGGAATCAGTCTTTTAATG is part of the Leptospira broomii serovar Hurstbridge str. 5399 genome and harbors:
- a CDS encoding penicillin-binding transpeptidase domain-containing protein, whose protein sequence is MSIFRFLLTCVFVFAVSQPIFSETILANQRELLLVSNFLINQNTIPEIKTYGEEAFTKARFSPASTFKTYLALSLLENRIADSEVKIQCSDSHIPGAPRSLNLREALFYSSNDYFSILFPKLGRKKLEKTLRRIGYGPVTGKPDPSKKGKLPDAWWTDEVGLKHGGALRLLPEEIHGFWVSVFWKRNLGISESVYRSWISSLFWSDCPERGGTIFGKTGSWEGNYWFQGILVSKDGPDSVAVTILSKFKDANRTETIKRFYEIVGCKMPSLE
- a CDS encoding LIMLP_16025 family protein, giving the protein MDNQKLNDLINAGIGAVQTSKEIFDKLLEDLNEGKEKVEQRFDELRAQGEKDLSDSALKFKVPLAWGIVKFEEIRENLLKQFLNK